A single region of the Glycine max cultivar Williams 82 chromosome 20, Glycine_max_v4.0, whole genome shotgun sequence genome encodes:
- the LOC100815591 gene encoding polycomb group protein EMBRYONIC FLOWER 2 isoform X1: MPGIPVSTRATSSHPDACEHLSAEEELAAEESLSIYCKPVELYNILQRRAMRNPSFLQRCLHYRIKAKHKKRIHMAVSLTRTITESQNVFPMSICLARRISDHGASRQTAMYRIGRIFIFRNSPGIDLNTQVQANFTLPEVNKLAEEARSCSLDILFVSTATVGNSHLSSGVNSNSMPSDLSHLAFFESGEYCLCGKVSLESLYMAWDCFPNFRLGQRAEIMSTVDLLPCILKSDFPNDDTRISIQVPSNFENMSTSKQVQITISAEEFGAKEKSPYLSYAGSEVPSSSLSHMIGLREGNVMFNYRYYNNKLQRTEVTEDFTCPFCLVKCACFKGLRCHLSSSHDLFNFEFWVSDECHAVNVSVKNDISRSEIVSDDVDPRVQTFFFCGKPLKRRTTADQSLKNAVGLESSFPAGGTDILEKDDGISATIIRSRPDRDSVQSMSDCDQAVLQFAKTRKLSIERPDPRNSTFLRKRQFFHSHKAQPMAIEQVLSDKDSEDEVDDDVADFEDRRMLENVVDVSNDEKTFMHMWNSFVRKHRVIADGHISWACEAFSKLHAPEFVQSPSLAGCWRIFMVKLYNHGLLDARTMNDCNIILEQYQRQNSDPKS, from the exons ATGCCAGGCATTCCTGTTTCCACTCGTGCTACCTC AAGCCATCCAGATGCTTGTGAACATTTATCTGCGGAAGAGGAGCTTGCAGCTGAAGAGAGTCTTTCAATTTATTGCAAGCCTGTAGAACTTTACAACATTCTCCAGCGACGTGCCATGAGAAAC CCATCATTCCTTCAGAGATGTTTGCACTACCGGATAAAGGCAAAGCACAAGAAGAG aatccatatggcagtttCCTTGACGAGGACTATAACTGAAAGCCAAAACGTGTTTCCCATGTCTATCTGTCTTGCAAGGCGGATTTCTGATCATGGAGCTTCAAGG CAAACCGCCATGTATCGAATTGGTCGGATTTTCATCTTCCGAAACTCCCCTGGAATTGATTTGAATACTCAGGTCCAGGCAAATTTTACACTCCCTGAAGTAAACAAGTTAGCTGAGGAAGCTAGATCTTGCTCACTTGATATCTTGTTTGTCAGCACTGCCACTG TGGGAAACTCACATCTATCATCTGGAGTCAATTCAAACTCTATGCCTTCGGATCTGAGTCATCTAGCTTTTTTTGAAT CTGGAGAATACTGCCTTTGTGGGAAAGTGTCTTTAGAATCACTTTATATGGCTTGGGATTGTTTTCCGAATTTTCGTTTGGGACAGCGAGCAGAGATTATGTCAACTGTGGATTTGCTTCCGTGTATTCTGAAG TCTGATTTTCCAAATGATGATACAAGAATCTCCATTCAAGTTCCCTCTAATTTTGAGAATATG AGTACATCAAAGCAAGTACAAATCACAATTTCTGCTGAAGAGTTTGGGGCCAAAGAAAAATCTCCCTATCTTTCATATGCAGGCAGTGAAGTACCATCCTCATCATTATCTCACATGATcgg GTTGAGGGAAGGAAATGTAATGTTTAATTACAG gTATTACAATAATAAGTTGCAGAGGACAGAAG TCACCGAAGATTTCACTTGTCCATTTTGTTTGGTTAAATGCGCGTGTTTTAAG GGTCTAAGATGTCATTTGTCATCATCACATGATCTCTTcaactttgaattttgg gTATCAGATGAATGTCACGCTGTAAATGTGTCTGTGAAAAATGATATCTCGAGATCGGAG ATTGTTTCTGATGATGTTGATCCAAGAGtgcaaacatttttcttttg TGGAAAGCCTCTAAAGCGTAGGACAACAGCAGACCAATCTTTGAAAAATGCAGTGGGCTTAGAGTCTTCCTTTCCTGCAGGAGGGACTGATATTTTGGAGAAGGATGATG GTATTTCTGCCACAATTATTCGATCACGTCCTGATCGAGACTCTGTTCAGTCAATGTCTGACTGTGATCAAGCAGTGCTTCAGTTTGCCAAGACAAGGAAGTTGTCAATTGAGCGTCCTGACCCACGAAA CAGTACCTTCTTGAGGAAGCGACAATTTTTTCATTCACACAAAGCTCAG CCAATGGCAATTGAACAAGTTCTATCCGATAAAGATAGCGAAGATGaagttgatgatgatgttgcCGATTTTGAAGATCGAAGG ATGCTTGAAAATGTTGTTGATGTGAGCAATGATGAGAAGACTTTCATGCATATGTGGAACTCATTTGTTCGGAAGCATCG TGTGATTGCAGATGGTCACATTTCATGGGCATGTGAGGCTTTCTCAAAATTGCATGCACCTGAGTTTGTTCAATCTCCCTCACTGGCAGG GTGTTGGAGAATATTTATGGTCAAATTATACAATCATGGTCTTCTAGATGCTCGGACCATGAATGACTGTAATATTATTCTTGAGCAATACCAAAGGCAGAATTCAGATCCCAAAAGCTAA
- the LOC100815591 gene encoding polycomb group protein EMBRYONIC FLOWER 2 isoform X3: MPGIPVSTRATSSHPDACEHLSAEEELAAEESLSIYCKPVELYNILQRRAMRNPSFLQRCLHYRIKAKHKKRIHMAVSLTRTITESQNVFPMSICLARRISDHGASRVQANFTLPEVNKLAEEARSCSLDILFVSTATVGNSHLSSGVNSNSMPSDLSHLAFFESGEYCLCGKVSLESLYMAWDCFPNFRLGQRAEIMSTVDLLPCILKSDFPNDDTRISIQVPSNFENMSTSKQVQITISAEEFGAKEKSPYLSYAGSEVPSSSLSHMIGLREGNVMFNYRYYNNKLQRTEVTEDFTCPFCLVKCACFKGLRCHLSSSHDLFNFEFWVSDECHAVNVSVKNDISRSEIVSDDVDPRVQTFFFCGKPLKRRTTADQSLKNAVGLESSFPAGGTDILEKDDGISATIIRSRPDRDSVQSMSDCDQAVLQFAKTRKLSIERPDPRNSTFLRKRQFFHSHKAQPMAIEQVLSDKDSEDEVDDDVADFEDRRMLENVVDVSNDEKTFMHMWNSFVRKHRVIADGHISWACEAFSKLHAPEFVQSPSLAGCWRIFMVKLYNHGLLDARTMNDCNIILEQYQRQNSDPKS, encoded by the exons ATGCCAGGCATTCCTGTTTCCACTCGTGCTACCTC AAGCCATCCAGATGCTTGTGAACATTTATCTGCGGAAGAGGAGCTTGCAGCTGAAGAGAGTCTTTCAATTTATTGCAAGCCTGTAGAACTTTACAACATTCTCCAGCGACGTGCCATGAGAAAC CCATCATTCCTTCAGAGATGTTTGCACTACCGGATAAAGGCAAAGCACAAGAAGAG aatccatatggcagtttCCTTGACGAGGACTATAACTGAAAGCCAAAACGTGTTTCCCATGTCTATCTGTCTTGCAAGGCGGATTTCTGATCATGGAGCTTCAAGG GTCCAGGCAAATTTTACACTCCCTGAAGTAAACAAGTTAGCTGAGGAAGCTAGATCTTGCTCACTTGATATCTTGTTTGTCAGCACTGCCACTG TGGGAAACTCACATCTATCATCTGGAGTCAATTCAAACTCTATGCCTTCGGATCTGAGTCATCTAGCTTTTTTTGAAT CTGGAGAATACTGCCTTTGTGGGAAAGTGTCTTTAGAATCACTTTATATGGCTTGGGATTGTTTTCCGAATTTTCGTTTGGGACAGCGAGCAGAGATTATGTCAACTGTGGATTTGCTTCCGTGTATTCTGAAG TCTGATTTTCCAAATGATGATACAAGAATCTCCATTCAAGTTCCCTCTAATTTTGAGAATATG AGTACATCAAAGCAAGTACAAATCACAATTTCTGCTGAAGAGTTTGGGGCCAAAGAAAAATCTCCCTATCTTTCATATGCAGGCAGTGAAGTACCATCCTCATCATTATCTCACATGATcgg GTTGAGGGAAGGAAATGTAATGTTTAATTACAG gTATTACAATAATAAGTTGCAGAGGACAGAAG TCACCGAAGATTTCACTTGTCCATTTTGTTTGGTTAAATGCGCGTGTTTTAAG GGTCTAAGATGTCATTTGTCATCATCACATGATCTCTTcaactttgaattttgg gTATCAGATGAATGTCACGCTGTAAATGTGTCTGTGAAAAATGATATCTCGAGATCGGAG ATTGTTTCTGATGATGTTGATCCAAGAGtgcaaacatttttcttttg TGGAAAGCCTCTAAAGCGTAGGACAACAGCAGACCAATCTTTGAAAAATGCAGTGGGCTTAGAGTCTTCCTTTCCTGCAGGAGGGACTGATATTTTGGAGAAGGATGATG GTATTTCTGCCACAATTATTCGATCACGTCCTGATCGAGACTCTGTTCAGTCAATGTCTGACTGTGATCAAGCAGTGCTTCAGTTTGCCAAGACAAGGAAGTTGTCAATTGAGCGTCCTGACCCACGAAA CAGTACCTTCTTGAGGAAGCGACAATTTTTTCATTCACACAAAGCTCAG CCAATGGCAATTGAACAAGTTCTATCCGATAAAGATAGCGAAGATGaagttgatgatgatgttgcCGATTTTGAAGATCGAAGG ATGCTTGAAAATGTTGTTGATGTGAGCAATGATGAGAAGACTTTCATGCATATGTGGAACTCATTTGTTCGGAAGCATCG TGTGATTGCAGATGGTCACATTTCATGGGCATGTGAGGCTTTCTCAAAATTGCATGCACCTGAGTTTGTTCAATCTCCCTCACTGGCAGG GTGTTGGAGAATATTTATGGTCAAATTATACAATCATGGTCTTCTAGATGCTCGGACCATGAATGACTGTAATATTATTCTTGAGCAATACCAAAGGCAGAATTCAGATCCCAAAAGCTAA
- the LOC100815591 gene encoding polycomb group protein EMBRYONIC FLOWER 2 isoform X2, with protein MPGIPVSTRATSSHPDACEHLSAEEELAAEESLSIYCKPVELYNILQRRAMRNPSFLQRCLHYRIKAKHKKRIHMAVSLTRTITESQNVFPMSICLARRISDHGASRQTAMYRIGRIFIFRNSPGIDLNTQVQANFTLPEVNKLAEEARSCSLDILFVSTATVGNSHLSSGVNSNSMPSDLSHLAFFESGEYCLCGKVSLESLYMAWDCFPNFRLGQRAEIMSTVDLLPCILKSDFPNDDTRISIQVPSNFENMSTSKQVQITISAEEFGAKEKSPYLSYAGSEVPSSSLSHMIGLREGNVMFNYRYYNNKLQRTEVTEDFTCPFCLVKCACFKGLRCHLSSSHDLFNFEFWVSDECHAVNVSVKNDISRSEIVSDDVDPRVQTFFFCGKPLKRRTTADQSLKNAVGLESSFPAGGTDILEKDDGISATIIRSRPDRDSVQSMSDCDQAVLQFAKTRKLSIERPDPRNTFLRKRQFFHSHKAQPMAIEQVLSDKDSEDEVDDDVADFEDRRMLENVVDVSNDEKTFMHMWNSFVRKHRVIADGHISWACEAFSKLHAPEFVQSPSLAGCWRIFMVKLYNHGLLDARTMNDCNIILEQYQRQNSDPKS; from the exons ATGCCAGGCATTCCTGTTTCCACTCGTGCTACCTC AAGCCATCCAGATGCTTGTGAACATTTATCTGCGGAAGAGGAGCTTGCAGCTGAAGAGAGTCTTTCAATTTATTGCAAGCCTGTAGAACTTTACAACATTCTCCAGCGACGTGCCATGAGAAAC CCATCATTCCTTCAGAGATGTTTGCACTACCGGATAAAGGCAAAGCACAAGAAGAG aatccatatggcagtttCCTTGACGAGGACTATAACTGAAAGCCAAAACGTGTTTCCCATGTCTATCTGTCTTGCAAGGCGGATTTCTGATCATGGAGCTTCAAGG CAAACCGCCATGTATCGAATTGGTCGGATTTTCATCTTCCGAAACTCCCCTGGAATTGATTTGAATACTCAGGTCCAGGCAAATTTTACACTCCCTGAAGTAAACAAGTTAGCTGAGGAAGCTAGATCTTGCTCACTTGATATCTTGTTTGTCAGCACTGCCACTG TGGGAAACTCACATCTATCATCTGGAGTCAATTCAAACTCTATGCCTTCGGATCTGAGTCATCTAGCTTTTTTTGAAT CTGGAGAATACTGCCTTTGTGGGAAAGTGTCTTTAGAATCACTTTATATGGCTTGGGATTGTTTTCCGAATTTTCGTTTGGGACAGCGAGCAGAGATTATGTCAACTGTGGATTTGCTTCCGTGTATTCTGAAG TCTGATTTTCCAAATGATGATACAAGAATCTCCATTCAAGTTCCCTCTAATTTTGAGAATATG AGTACATCAAAGCAAGTACAAATCACAATTTCTGCTGAAGAGTTTGGGGCCAAAGAAAAATCTCCCTATCTTTCATATGCAGGCAGTGAAGTACCATCCTCATCATTATCTCACATGATcgg GTTGAGGGAAGGAAATGTAATGTTTAATTACAG gTATTACAATAATAAGTTGCAGAGGACAGAAG TCACCGAAGATTTCACTTGTCCATTTTGTTTGGTTAAATGCGCGTGTTTTAAG GGTCTAAGATGTCATTTGTCATCATCACATGATCTCTTcaactttgaattttgg gTATCAGATGAATGTCACGCTGTAAATGTGTCTGTGAAAAATGATATCTCGAGATCGGAG ATTGTTTCTGATGATGTTGATCCAAGAGtgcaaacatttttcttttg TGGAAAGCCTCTAAAGCGTAGGACAACAGCAGACCAATCTTTGAAAAATGCAGTGGGCTTAGAGTCTTCCTTTCCTGCAGGAGGGACTGATATTTTGGAGAAGGATGATG GTATTTCTGCCACAATTATTCGATCACGTCCTGATCGAGACTCTGTTCAGTCAATGTCTGACTGTGATCAAGCAGTGCTTCAGTTTGCCAAGACAAGGAAGTTGTCAATTGAGCGTCCTGACCCACGAAA TACCTTCTTGAGGAAGCGACAATTTTTTCATTCACACAAAGCTCAG CCAATGGCAATTGAACAAGTTCTATCCGATAAAGATAGCGAAGATGaagttgatgatgatgttgcCGATTTTGAAGATCGAAGG ATGCTTGAAAATGTTGTTGATGTGAGCAATGATGAGAAGACTTTCATGCATATGTGGAACTCATTTGTTCGGAAGCATCG TGTGATTGCAGATGGTCACATTTCATGGGCATGTGAGGCTTTCTCAAAATTGCATGCACCTGAGTTTGTTCAATCTCCCTCACTGGCAGG GTGTTGGAGAATATTTATGGTCAAATTATACAATCATGGTCTTCTAGATGCTCGGACCATGAATGACTGTAATATTATTCTTGAGCAATACCAAAGGCAGAATTCAGATCCCAAAAGCTAA
- the LOC100815591 gene encoding polycomb group protein EMBRYONIC FLOWER 2 isoform X4: MPGIPVSTRATSSHPDACEHLSAEEELAAEESLSIYCKPVELYNILQRRAMRNPSFLQRCLHYRIKAKHKKRIHMAVSLTRTITESQNVFPMSICLARRISDHGASRQTAMYRIGRIFIFRNSPGIDLNTQVQANFTLPEVNKLAEEARSCSLDILFVSTATVGNSHLSSGVNSNSMPSDLSHLAFFESGEYCLCGKVSLESLYMAWDCFPNFRLGQRAEIMSTVDLLPCILKSDFPNDDTRISIQVPSNFENMSTSKQVQITISAEEFGAKEKSPYLSYAGSEVPSSSLSHMIGLREGNVMFNYRYYNNKLQRTEVTEDFTCPFCLVKCACFKGLRCHLSSSHDLFNFEFWVSDECHAVNVSVKNDISRSEIVSDDVDPRVQTFFFCGKPLKRRTTADQSLKNAVGLESSFPAGGTDILEKDDGISATIIRSRPDRDSVQSMSDCDQAVLQFAKTRKLSIERPDPRNVKSCGGHRRSDSTTSATRHLDLGGGYKWELHSGECLHAAQ, translated from the exons ATGCCAGGCATTCCTGTTTCCACTCGTGCTACCTC AAGCCATCCAGATGCTTGTGAACATTTATCTGCGGAAGAGGAGCTTGCAGCTGAAGAGAGTCTTTCAATTTATTGCAAGCCTGTAGAACTTTACAACATTCTCCAGCGACGTGCCATGAGAAAC CCATCATTCCTTCAGAGATGTTTGCACTACCGGATAAAGGCAAAGCACAAGAAGAG aatccatatggcagtttCCTTGACGAGGACTATAACTGAAAGCCAAAACGTGTTTCCCATGTCTATCTGTCTTGCAAGGCGGATTTCTGATCATGGAGCTTCAAGG CAAACCGCCATGTATCGAATTGGTCGGATTTTCATCTTCCGAAACTCCCCTGGAATTGATTTGAATACTCAGGTCCAGGCAAATTTTACACTCCCTGAAGTAAACAAGTTAGCTGAGGAAGCTAGATCTTGCTCACTTGATATCTTGTTTGTCAGCACTGCCACTG TGGGAAACTCACATCTATCATCTGGAGTCAATTCAAACTCTATGCCTTCGGATCTGAGTCATCTAGCTTTTTTTGAAT CTGGAGAATACTGCCTTTGTGGGAAAGTGTCTTTAGAATCACTTTATATGGCTTGGGATTGTTTTCCGAATTTTCGTTTGGGACAGCGAGCAGAGATTATGTCAACTGTGGATTTGCTTCCGTGTATTCTGAAG TCTGATTTTCCAAATGATGATACAAGAATCTCCATTCAAGTTCCCTCTAATTTTGAGAATATG AGTACATCAAAGCAAGTACAAATCACAATTTCTGCTGAAGAGTTTGGGGCCAAAGAAAAATCTCCCTATCTTTCATATGCAGGCAGTGAAGTACCATCCTCATCATTATCTCACATGATcgg GTTGAGGGAAGGAAATGTAATGTTTAATTACAG gTATTACAATAATAAGTTGCAGAGGACAGAAG TCACCGAAGATTTCACTTGTCCATTTTGTTTGGTTAAATGCGCGTGTTTTAAG GGTCTAAGATGTCATTTGTCATCATCACATGATCTCTTcaactttgaattttgg gTATCAGATGAATGTCACGCTGTAAATGTGTCTGTGAAAAATGATATCTCGAGATCGGAG ATTGTTTCTGATGATGTTGATCCAAGAGtgcaaacatttttcttttg TGGAAAGCCTCTAAAGCGTAGGACAACAGCAGACCAATCTTTGAAAAATGCAGTGGGCTTAGAGTCTTCCTTTCCTGCAGGAGGGACTGATATTTTGGAGAAGGATGATG GTATTTCTGCCACAATTATTCGATCACGTCCTGATCGAGACTCTGTTCAGTCAATGTCTGACTGTGATCAAGCAGTGCTTCAGTTTGCCAAGACAAGGAAGTTGTCAATTGAGCGTCCTGACCCACGAAA CGTCAAAAGTTGCGGAGGACATAGAAGGTCTGATAGTACAACTTCAGCAACAAGACACTTGGATTTGGGAGGGGGATACAAGTGGGAGCTACACAGTGGGGAATGCTTACATGCTGCTCAATAG